From Toxorhynchites rutilus septentrionalis strain SRP chromosome 2, ASM2978413v1, whole genome shotgun sequence, a single genomic window includes:
- the LOC129767704 gene encoding adult-specific cuticular protein ACP-20-like yields MFKFVLILALAVAVSAQWEGGFGKHDIEDHHHTHPKYKFEYGVKDFKTGDNKDQWEHRDGDVVKGQYTLQEPDGTKRIVEYTSDKHGGFQAHVKRVGHAHHPQIYGHHEGGYGGESSHDKHVHDHASSYANQHLYTDH; encoded by the exons ATGTTCAAG TTCGTACTGATTCTTGCTTTAGCGGTTGCTGTCTCAGCTCAATGGGAAGGCGGCTTTGGAAAGCATGACATCGAGGATCATCATCATACACACCCGAAATACAAGTTCGAATATGGTGTTAAGGACTTCAAGACAGGTGATAACAAAGATCAGTGGGAACATCGGGATGGAGATGTTGTGAAAGGTCAGTACACGCTGCAGGAACCGGACGGCACGAAACGAATTGTGGAATATACCTCCGATAAGCACGGTGGATTCCAGGCACACGTGAAGCGAGTGGGACATGCTCATCACCCGCAGATCTATGGCCATCATGAGGGAGGATACGGTGGTGAATCGTCTCacgataaacatgtccacgatCACGCCAGTAGTTATGCTAATCAGCACCTGTATACTGACCATTAG
- the LOC129767705 gene encoding cuticle protein 19-like, translating to MFKFVLLLALVAAAFAHWESDHEQKDYHSHPKYKFEYGVKDFKTGDNKDQWEHRDGDVVKGQYTLQEPDGTKRIVEYTSDKHGGFQAHVKRVGHAHHPQIYGHHEGGHGGESSYGDHGHGHGHASSYANLYLHSHH from the exons ATGTTCAAA ttcgttctaCTGCTCGCACTGGTAGCTGCTGCCTTCGCTCACTGGGAAAGTGACCACGAACAGAAAGATTACCACTCCCACCCGAAGTACAAGTTCGAGTATGGCGTCAAAGATTTCAAGACCGGCGATAACAAAGATCAGTGGGAGCATCGGGATGGAGACGTCGTGAAGGGTCAGTACACGCTGCAGGAACCGGACGGCACGAAACGGATTGTGGAATACACCTCCGATAAGCACGGTGGTTTCCAGGCTCACGTAAAGCGAGTGGGACATGCCCATCACCCGCAGATTTATGGCCATCATGAGGGAGGACACGGAGGAGAATCTTCGTATGGGGATCACGGCCACGGTCATGGTCACGCCAGCAGCTATGCCAATTTGTACCTGCATTCGCACCATTGA
- the LOC129766775 gene encoding cuticle protein 19-like, which translates to MVASAQWDGGYEGHDHKDHYAYPKYKFEYGVKDHKTGDNKQQWEHRDGDVVKGQYSLHEPDGTERIVEYTSDKHNGFQAHVKRVGHAHHPQVYGHHEGGFGGESSYGRHDHGYASSYANSNLFVHH; encoded by the coding sequence ATGGTTGCCTCAGCCCAGTGGGATGGTGGATATGAAGGGCACGATCACAAAGATCATTACGCCTACCCAAAGTACAAGTTTGAGTACGGTGTTAAGGATCACAAGACCGGAGATAATAAGCAGCAATGGGAACATCGTGATGGGGATGTCGTGAAGGGTCAATACTCTCTACATGAACCTGATGGTACCGAACGTATTGTGGAATACACTTCCGATAAGCACAATGGCTTCCAAGCGCACGTGAAGCGAGTTGGTCACGCTCATCATCCACAGGTTTATGGACATCATGAGGGAGGATTTGGAGGAGAATCGTCATACGGAAGGCATGATCATGGATATGCCAGCAGTTATGCTAATTCTAATCTTTTTGTGCATCATTAA